The Setaria viridis chromosome 2, Setaria_viridis_v4.0, whole genome shotgun sequence DNA window AGAAACTGCAGGCACAGGTCCTCCCGGCGACGACCTGGACGGGAGCACGACGGCTGACGCTGCTCCAGAGTTCTTCCCAAAACCGATGTAGCAGGACTGCAGGAGAATTGCCGTTCCTGGATCTAGGAGAAGAGCCGGGTTTAGGGTTTTGATGTGTACGGCCATTGACTGGAGATGACTTGCGTCGGTGGCGGGCGCGTGCCGTTCGGAGCGGCATACTTGCTGCTGATGCAGTGCCTGACTGCCTGCGCTGCTCCTTGCGTTGACCTCTAGACCTACTGGCACGGCACAAGTTCTTCTAACCAGTAAACCAGTAGTACAACTGTATTTTCTGTAGGGCGAGAAAGATTTTAAAAATCCCTGCCATTTCAGAGTTGCAGTACTGAAAATAGTGCTGCCGCCTTTAGTGCCCGCCCCATAAGCCTGCAGTCAAAAGTGGCACTGTGTACGCTTGAAAGTCGAAAACCATGAACCATGGCCCGCCATGCCTCCTTTCCTTATTACTTACCGCGAGCTTCTGAGCCACCTCCATCAATGGAGACCAGGTGGCTGCCATGCCTCCTTGTGATCGCAAGCTTCCGAGCTCTCCGACGATGGAGGTAACCAGGGGCGGCCGGCACGGGCGTATGCGCGCCTCGTGAGATCCATCACTTCCGTGAGCGGTCGACGGTCGTCAGCACGCAGCACGTGCCCCTTTGTCACGCCGTGCCGGGATGATCAGGGCTAATCTCAGCAGCGCATCGGTGCCCAGTTGGTTGGTACGAGGAAAGCAGGAGCTCACAATACAGCAAGCATGACGAATTCCCCTGGGTCCTGGGAGGCCCGTCATTTGTGTCGCAACTCGGGAGAGCTCCGTAAGCAAATCTTTATGCATCAATTGGGCACCGGCGTCGCCAATCGGGGGAACAGGATTTGTGAACTGTGATCCTGGGGGAATtccgtcaccactcaccagcgCTACTGCTATGGGCTATGGCGTGCTAAATCCATCTGTTTTCCGCTTCAGGCATGGTAGGCCTGTTGGATCAACGATCGACGGTGCGCAGCTCTCATGCTCTACCAGGCGATCACGTCGAAAATCGAAAATTAGTGATGATTATGATGActaaacagtgttttcctctcacaacaaatcaaccgtttcaacttttcagctgacttataagctgaagcgaatagacCCATAGCCCTATGGTTCATGGACGGAAATGCAACCTGTAAACAAAGTCAAAAATGGAACGCCACTCCGTCATCCATCAGATTCAGGTTGGAGCGTCGCAGGCAAGGTCTTAACTACTAACTAGGCACAAAACGTCATTCGCTGACCTGGTGCAGCCAAGTTGACAGCGCTGCCCtcaatattttatttatatcaGGCTCCCCGTTCGTCTTCCTTCCCTGCAAGATCCAACTGTGACCATATGCCCACAACCATAAACAAGCCAATCCAGTGAAGCACGCCATTAACAACCGCTCGAGGTACTCGGCTCAAATCTAACACCATTTATTGCCCATTATTTTATATTCTTCTAAAAAAACCAGCCCATCCCGCTGACCGCAAGACCCCACCGGCTCGGTCGCAGGCCGACTGGCTGCGTGCCGGCGTCCGTCCGTCCACGCGTATAAACCCCACCCACACTGCCGCGCCACGGCTTCCTCCGGACGCCAGTCGCCAGCGGCCTAGCGCAGCCAGGTGTCTcgcccgcctccggccggccggccaatgTGACTCGCCGACGAGGCTCGCTTGCAGTGGAACGCGATCGATGGTGGCGAGGTGCGCgcacgccgacgccggcgggTTCCGCCTCTGGCCGATCTTCTCGGCCGCCACGCTGCGGAGGAAGGTGCTCGAGGTCCTcacgtgcggcggcggcggcggggatggaggGGGATCCTGCCGCGGGCGGACGGCGTACCGGTCGCCGCAGCGGATGCCGAGGCCGCGCCCGCGGTCGGACAGGCTCGCGGAGCTGCTCAGGGCGGAGGAGCCGTCCGaatgcggtggcggcggcgacgacgacgacgaggcggcggacgcggcggccaGGAAGGTGGAGGCGCTCGAGGAGCTGaagggcgtggtggcggcgctgcaggcAGGCGGGGGCGAGCCGTGCATGTCCCGCGTCGAGGCGGCGATGGCCGTGCGGAGGAAGGCCAAGGACGAAGCCGCCGCGAGGGAGATGCTCGCGATGCTCGGCGCCATCCCGCCGCTCGTCGCGATGCTGGacgagggcggcgacggcgggcaggAGGTCACGGCCGCCGCGCTGTACGCGCTGCTCAACTTGGGGATCGGCAACGACACGTGAGTTTTTTCTGCGCTCTCATGTTCTCCTCTGTTTCCTCTGCTTCGTGATCAGATCTGGGAGTTCGGTTGGTGTCTGATTCGTTGAGTTGCTTGCTGCCATTCCCAGGAACAAGGCGGCGATCGTGCAGGCCGGCGCCGTGCACAAGATGCTCCGCATTGCGGAGGGCGGCGCGTCCTCCGCGCTCACGGAGGCCGTGGTCGCCAACTTCCTCTGCCTCAGCGCGCTCGACGCGAACAAGCTCGTCATCGGCGCGTCCGGCGCGGCGCCATTCCTCGTCAGCGCGTTCCAGGGCGCGTCCTCCACCGAGCAGGCGCGGCACGACGCGCTGCGCGCGCTCCTGAACCTCTCCATCGCGCCCGCCAACGCGCCGTACCTGCTGGCGGCCGGGCTCGCGCCAGCGCTGGTGGCGTCCGTCGGGGAC harbors:
- the LOC117842017 gene encoding U-box domain-containing protein 45 — protein: MVARCAHADAGGFRLWPIFSAATLRRKVLEVLTCGGGGGDGGGSCRGRTAYRSPQRMPRPRPRSDRLAELLRAEEPSECGGGGDDDDEAADAAARKVEALEELKGVVAALQAGGGEPCMSRVEAAMAVRRKAKDEAAAREMLAMLGAIPPLVAMLDEGGDGGQEVTAAALYALLNLGIGNDTNKAAIVQAGAVHKMLRIAEGGASSALTEAVVANFLCLSALDANKLVIGASGAAPFLVSAFQGASSTEQARHDALRALLNLSIAPANAPYLLAAGLAPALVASVGDAPVTDRALAALCNLVAACPEGRRAVSRAPDAVPSLVDVLNWADEPGCQEKAAYVLMVLAHRSYGDRAAMAEAGATSALLELTLVGTALAQKRASRILEILRADKGKQVADDASGVVATVSAPQERGCRGGEEALDGEPADACMSAEKRAVRQLVQQSLQSNMRRIVRRARLPQDLAPASAESLKALTASSTSKSLPF